The Lathyrus oleraceus cultivar Zhongwan6 chromosome 5, CAAS_Psat_ZW6_1.0, whole genome shotgun sequence genome includes the window TCAACGTCAAAGTAGCACGGAAAGAGTCTTAGAGCAAGAGCAATGCAATTGTAAGTGTATTTGACTTCATGTGTTTTACTGTTCTGTTATGTATTATTATTTACTGTTCTGTTATATATTGGTATGGCATTAGGAGATTTGCATAGATTTGCTATTTACTGTTCTGTTATGTCACTGTTCTGTTATGCGTTTTTATATTGTTAAGTCACTGTTTTGtaaattaattatttataaaaaaaaatgtgGATTCATGTGGATACTGTTCTATTATGTATACTGCTATGTATACTGTTCTTTTATGCATAACTGTTATTTACTGCTATGTATAACTGCTATGCATAACTGCTATTTACTGCTATTTACTGTTATGCATAACTGCTATGTATACTGCTATAACTGCTATTACTATAACATTGCTATAACTGCTATTTGCCAGCACTGTGCTATCACTGCTATTTGTCAGCACTTCTATTGTTGTCTCTGTTTTATGAATTGGAACCGTTATTTGTTGATCGGTAGTTCTTGATTGGCTCCTTCATTATTTCAGTGACTGGTGAGCCTAATCAAAATCTACCAATTAATGAAGTAGGTTCAGGTATGCAACCTATAAAGAAGAGGAAATCTAGTGCAAGTGGTTCTAGGCAAACATCTGCTTGCTGGGAACATTTTATTAGATTACCCGATGACCTAGTTGATGCACCCACTGCAGCCTGCAAACACTGCCATAAAAAATACTTGTGTGACCCTAGGACTCACGGCACCACTAATTTGAACCACCATATTTTAAAATGTTCTAAGAAGCCCCTTGTCGTGTCAACTGACTCCACACAAACTATTCTAACATACCCAAGTGTAGATGGTAAACTGGTTCAAGTTAGCTCTAGATTTGACAAGAAAGCTTGTAGAAATGCTTTGTCAGTTTTTGTAGTTCTAGATGAGCAACCATTTAGTGCAGTAGAGGGTGAAGGGTTTAAATTTTATTCCAAAGTAATGCAGCCCCAATTTACCATCCCATCTAGGCGTACGGTAGATAGGGACTGTTTTCAGCTATACTTGGATGAAAAACAAAAGTTAAAGGCCTTTTTTAAGTCTGATTGCAATAGGGTAGCACTTACTACTAATTGCTGGACTTCTATACAAAATCTCAACTACTTGACCCTTACGGCACACTTTGTGGATAACGAATGGAAGTATCAAAAAAGAATTATAAGCTTTACCGTAATTCCAAACCACAAAGGTGAAACTGTAGGTAGGAAGATTGAAGAAGTGTTAAGGGATTGGGGAATTAGGAATGTGTCAACCATAACTGTTGATAATGCCACTTCAAATGATGTTGCTGTGACATATCTAAAGAGAAAAATAGCAAATATGAATGGGTTAATGGGGGATGGAGAGTGTTTTCATATGAGGTGTTCAACTCACATTTTGAACTTGGTGGCAAATGAGGGTTTGAAAGATAAACATTTATCTGTAACTAGTGTTAGAGATGCTGTTAGATTTGTTAAGTCCTCACCTCATAGGGCAGCCAAGTTTAAAGAATGCATTGAATTTGCTGGAATAACTTGCAAAAAATTAGTATGTCTTGATGTTTCAACTCGTTGGAACGTGACATATTTAATGCTAGAGGCTGCGGAGAAGTTTCAACTCGCTTTTGAAAAGCTTGAGGATGAAGAGTCGAGCTATAGGGAGTTCTTTGGAAAAGGTAATCCCCCTAGTAATGATGATTGGGACATTGCTAGGGCTTTTAGCGCTTTCCTAAAGTTATTCTATGAGGCAACTAAGACTTTTTCCACCTCTCAAAATGTGAGTTTGCATACTTGTTTTCACCAAGTGTATGCCATTTATTGTGAGTTAAAGCAAGCCACTTTGAACTTAAATGATTTTTTTGCAAGTATGGGTGGAGATATGATGGAAAAATATAATAGATATTGGGGAAGTCCTGATAAGATGAACAAGATGATATATTTTGGTATTATTCTTGATCCAAGATACAAGTTAAGTTACATTGAGTGGGCTTTTAAGGACATGTATGGAGTTGGATCAAAGTTTGGTAGTGACTTGGTAAAATCTATAAAAGAGAATTTACAAAAGTTGTATGATTGGTATAAGCAAGCTTATGACCAAGAGTATAATTCCATACAGCCTCTTGGTAGTGGTGGAAATAATGTCTCCAATGATGAAACAAATGCATCTGTTGCCCGTTCATCACTTATGGCTAGAGCCGATGCTTTTGAGCAACATTTAGAGGAGCAAGACTCGATTGATCAACAAAATGAGCTTGAGGTGTATAATTATAGTAAGTGTGTCAAAAGGGATCCTAACTTTGACATTCTTGTGTGGTGGAAACGTAATTCAATCGAATATCCTATTTTATCTACAATGGCTAAAGATATTTTAGCCACACCAGTGTCTACTGTTGCTTCTGAAAGTGCTTTTAGCACAGGAGGGAGAGTCATAGAAACCTATAGGAGTTCTCTAACTGCTGAAATGGCCGAGGCTTTAATTTGCACCAAGAATTGGTTAAGGCCTTCTTTTACCTATTTCAAAGATATGAATCTCATGGAAGATTTTGAGCTTTCAGAAGATATTGTAACAGGTGAATTTATTACTGAATTTCTAATAAATATGATGTAATGTTGTATAATTATGCCTTATTAaaaattgtttatttaattattttagaGTTTCAACAAATGTCTTTAGCAGCAAAAGGAGTATCAGGTGTCTCATCATCACAGTCTCAGCCACAACCTTCGGGTTGTGCTTGAAATGGATGTATGTATATCATTATTTACTTATtactttattattatttttgttaacTAATGTTTATGTGTCCAATTTTCCAGGTCAACTATGTTTTTTGATTTTTTGGAGTCATGCATGATTTTTTGTTGATGGTGATTCTCCACCTGTTTTAGATTTTTTGGAGTCATGCATGATTTTTTGTTGATGGTAATTCATATATGAGTTTTTGGCCAGTAAGTACCATTGATCTAACTTACTGAAGTGATGAAACAGTTTATTATATCAAAGAGTTTTGTTCTCTCTCTTTTCCTCTAACTCTTCAAAGGCAAAAGTGAATGAAGATGCTTCTGGTGACATAAGTGCACTGCAGTGGCAAATCCAACAGCTGAAGGTATTGGAATAAGAGTTTCAAAATTATTGATGTTTTCACAATACATACTAAATCATAGGAATGACTTATATATACTGAACTGGAACAGGGTCAACTATCCTTTCTGACAAAGAATAAAGTTTTTCCACCACTGGTATCAAATTTGGAGCCAAATTCTG containing:
- the LOC127078425 gene encoding zinc finger BED domain-containing protein RICESLEEPER 2-like; the protein is MHNCYLLLFTVMHNCYVYCYNCYYYNIAITAICQHCAITAILTGEPNQNLPINEVGSGMQPIKKRKSSASGSRQTSACWEHFIRLPDDLVDAPTAACKHCHKKYLCDPRTHGTTNLNHHILKCSKKPLVVSTDSTQTILTYPSVDGKLVQVSSRFDKKACRNALSVFVVLDEQPFSAVEGEGFKFYSKVMQPQFTIPSRRTVDRDCFQLYLDEKQKLKAFFKSDCNRVALTTNCWTSIQNLNYLTLTAHFVDNEWKYQKRIISFTVIPNHKGETVGRKIEEVLRDWGIRNVSTITVDNATSNDVAVTYLKRKIANMNGLMGDGECFHMRCSTHILNLVANEGLKDKHLSVTSVRDAVRFVKSSPHRAAKFKECIEFAGITCKKLVCLDVSTRWNVTYLMLEAAEKFQLAFEKLEDEESSYREFFGKGNPPSNDDWDIARAFSAFLKLFYEATKTFSTSQNVSLHTCFHQVYAIYCELKQATLNLNDFFASMGGDMMEKYNRYWGSPDKMNKMIYFGIILDPRYKLSYIEWAFKDMYGVGSKFGSDLVKSIKENLQKLYDWYKQAYDQEYNSIQPLGSGGNNVSNDETNASVARSSLMGS